A stretch of Nitrospirota bacterium DNA encodes these proteins:
- a CDS encoding low molecular weight phosphatase family protein: MRSILFVCTHNACRSQIAEAICKKVATHSWIIESAGFNPSRQVDPKAVEILRKHQLSMNYSKPKGFSALPRLEWDFVVNMDFGGMKPEVSAIQLIRWNIPDPMDGPISAYQALYKDLTHHIRILIQNIERLSL; this comes from the coding sequence ATGCGATCGATTTTATTTGTCTGCACCCATAACGCATGCAGAAGTCAGATTGCGGAAGCCATTTGTAAAAAAGTGGCTACTCATTCCTGGATTATTGAAAGCGCCGGTTTTAATCCGTCGCGTCAAGTGGATCCCAAAGCCGTAGAAATTCTAAGAAAACACCAACTAAGCATGAACTATTCCAAACCTAAAGGGTTTTCTGCGTTGCCGCGCCTAGAATGGGACTTTGTAGTCAATATGGATTTCGGAGGCATGAAACCAGAGGTATCGGCTATTCAATTAATCCGGTGGAATATTCCGGATCCTATGGATGGTCCTATAAGTGCTTATCAAGCTCTTTATAAAGATTTAACTCATCATATCCGAATACTAATACAAAACATCGAAAGGTTATCTTTGTGA
- a CDS encoding site-specific integrase produces the protein MGTAFSARTAASLDKVLKSELFPNPGFFGKEDYLSLKDALPVHLRVPFVIAYWTGMRSGEIFQLKWNQINLDEGWIRLDSGTTKNDKGRLIPLVKEVCEMLSHWKKVSVIQCPTCPWVCHNQGERLLRIQKQIWDKYCESVGLKGKLFHDLRRTAVRNMVRAHIPEKVAMEISGHKTRSVFDRYHIVCEEDLMEAVSLLEKG, from the coding sequence ATAGGCACAGCCTTCTCAGCTCGAACTGCAGCTTCCTTAGACAAAGTTTTAAAATCTGAACTATTTCCAAATCCGGGATTTTTCGGTAAAGAAGATTATTTATCACTAAAAGATGCACTACCGGTCCACCTAAGAGTTCCGTTTGTCATTGCCTATTGGACCGGCATGCGTTCAGGTGAGATATTCCAATTGAAATGGAATCAGATTAACTTAGATGAAGGATGGATCCGGCTTGACTCGGGAACCACTAAGAATGATAAAGGTCGGCTGATCCCGTTAGTGAAGGAAGTGTGTGAAATGTTGAGTCACTGGAAAAAAGTATCCGTGATTCAATGTCCTACATGTCCCTGGGTCTGTCATAATCAGGGGGAGAGACTGCTGCGGATCCAAAAGCAAATCTGGGACAAATATTGTGAAAGTGTGGGATTGAAAGGCAAGCTTTTTCACGATCTCCGCAGAACGGCTGTTAGGAATATGGTTCGTGCACACATTCCTGAAAAAGTCGCCATGGAAATCTCCGGGCATAAGACCCGCTCAGTATTTGATCGATATCATATTGTTTGCGAGGAAGATTTGATGGAAGCTGTTTCACTTTTGGAAAAGGGATAA
- a CDS encoding trehalose-6-phosphate synthase: MHITFRLIVSLIIVMAVAAASFAYIQVHEEKTRLQEELEKRSRLLADSLEDTVDTLLEKGSFQNLQKLLEKLGNRERLSGVAVYNEKGTLLAITTSLTPLLQTTPKEVLNVLEKDTDSSSFDSLPNKENYLYAVPLHQEDKVVGALAIFHNTAYIQARFFHIWRDAFQRLLVQMVLISMVTLLFIRWSIESPIARMAERIKKLRMGETNEPFIVFKRDPLAPLAREITQMAKSLKVARTTAEMEARLRQSADSKWTPERLKEHVRIQLRGKPLFVISNREPYMHVRKGNQIEYVVPASGLVTALEPVLRACEGTWIAHGSGEADTETVDETGKMRVPPEEPQYILKRVWLTKEEENGYYYGFANEGLWPLCHIAHTRPTFRSEDWNYYQQVNEKFALAALEEMKGTVEPCVLIQDYHFALLARLIKEKRPDARVALFWHIPWPNPESFGICPWEKEILSGMLGADLVGFHIQFHCNNFLDTVDRALESRIDWQHFAVNRKGHTTQVKPFPISIAIQDTSNSITVKKPVGFTKEIFLKNIGIKAKFLGVGVDRIDYTKGILERFKGIERFFEKYPRYQGLFTFVELGAPSRTLIKRYHDLIYEVENEANRINNRFQKKEWKPIVFLKKHHSHDEIEPFYTFANLCLVTSLHDGMNLVAKEFVSVRNDETGVLILSQFTGASTELQDALLINPYDTDQMAEAIRQALEMPTEEQRVRMQAMRDNLHNHNIYRWTAELMDKLVQLRLEQESMAKPV, encoded by the coding sequence ATGCATATCACATTTCGGCTCATTGTTTCTTTAATCATAGTCATGGCGGTGGCGGCAGCTTCTTTTGCCTATATCCAGGTCCATGAGGAAAAAACCAGACTGCAGGAGGAACTGGAAAAGCGGTCCAGGCTTCTAGCAGATAGCCTCGAGGACACAGTGGACACCCTTCTTGAGAAAGGGTCTTTCCAAAATCTCCAAAAACTACTTGAAAAACTCGGAAACCGCGAAAGGCTTTCGGGTGTTGCGGTATATAACGAAAAGGGAACTCTTCTGGCCATAACCACGAGCCTCACCCCTCTTCTTCAAACCACTCCAAAGGAGGTTCTAAATGTCCTGGAAAAAGATACAGATTCAAGCAGTTTTGATTCCTTGCCAAATAAAGAAAATTATCTCTATGCCGTACCCTTGCATCAAGAGGACAAAGTTGTCGGTGCTTTAGCAATTTTTCACAATACGGCATATATTCAGGCCAGATTTTTTCACATCTGGCGAGATGCCTTCCAGAGGTTGTTGGTTCAGATGGTTTTGATTTCCATGGTCACCCTCCTTTTCATTCGCTGGAGCATCGAGAGCCCAATCGCCAGAATGGCCGAACGGATCAAAAAACTTCGCATGGGTGAAACAAACGAACCCTTTATCGTTTTTAAAAGAGACCCCCTCGCCCCACTGGCAAGAGAAATAACCCAAATGGCCAAAAGTCTCAAGGTTGCTCGGACTACAGCAGAGATGGAAGCCCGACTTCGGCAATCAGCAGATTCTAAATGGACCCCGGAGCGGCTAAAAGAACATGTTCGCATTCAACTTCGGGGCAAGCCCCTTTTCGTTATCTCCAACCGCGAGCCTTATATGCATGTCCGAAAAGGCAATCAAATTGAATACGTCGTCCCCGCCAGTGGTTTGGTCACCGCACTGGAACCGGTTCTTCGAGCCTGTGAGGGAACCTGGATCGCACATGGAAGTGGAGAAGCGGATACGGAGACTGTGGACGAAACGGGAAAAATGCGTGTTCCTCCAGAAGAGCCCCAATATATCCTCAAGCGAGTCTGGCTTACGAAAGAGGAAGAGAACGGTTACTATTATGGATTTGCCAATGAAGGTCTCTGGCCCCTCTGTCATATTGCACACACCCGGCCTACTTTTCGATCTGAAGATTGGAATTATTACCAACAGGTGAATGAGAAGTTTGCTCTGGCCGCGTTAGAAGAAATGAAAGGGACCGTCGAACCCTGCGTTCTAATCCAGGATTATCATTTCGCTCTGCTGGCACGACTAATCAAAGAAAAGCGCCCAGACGCCAGAGTTGCTCTTTTCTGGCATATTCCATGGCCCAATCCGGAATCCTTTGGTATCTGTCCGTGGGAGAAAGAGATCTTAAGCGGAATGCTGGGAGCCGACCTGGTTGGATTTCACATCCAGTTTCACTGTAATAATTTCCTGGATACCGTGGATCGAGCATTAGAGTCCAGGATTGACTGGCAACATTTTGCTGTGAATCGAAAAGGCCATACCACTCAGGTAAAACCCTTTCCCATCAGTATCGCAATTCAGGATACTTCCAATTCAATAACCGTTAAAAAACCGGTTGGTTTTACAAAAGAAATTTTCTTAAAGAACATTGGGATTAAAGCAAAATTTCTAGGCGTGGGAGTCGACCGCATTGATTATACTAAAGGAATATTAGAGCGATTTAAGGGAATAGAACGTTTTTTTGAAAAGTACCCCCGTTATCAAGGACTATTTACATTTGTAGAGCTGGGAGCGCCAAGCCGCACACTGATTAAGCGCTACCATGATTTAATATATGAAGTCGAGAACGAAGCCAATCGTATCAACAACCGGTTTCAGAAAAAAGAATGGAAGCCGATTGTCTTTCTCAAAAAACACCACAGCCATGACGAAATCGAACCTTTTTATACGTTCGCGAATCTTTGTCTTGTAACCTCCCTTCATGATGGCATGAACCTTGTCGCCAAAGAGTTTGTGTCTGTAAGGAATGATGAGACGGGTGTACTGATTCTAAGTCAGTTTACAGGAGCCTCCACGGAGCTTCAAGACGCCCTGCTAATCAATCCATACGACACAGACCAGATGGCCGAGGCAATCCGACAGGCTTTAGAAATGCCCACTGAAGAGCAAAGAGTCCGTATGCAGGCAATGCGCGATAACCTTCACAATCACAACATCTACCGGTGGACAGCGGAGTTAATGGATAAACTTGTCCAGCTTCGCCTGGAACAAGAATCAATGGCGAAGCCGGTCTAG
- a CDS encoding helix-turn-helix domain-containing protein yields MPIQALDETEWNVTRTAEKLGMSRRGIQLKMKEYDLRQNSG; encoded by the coding sequence GTGCCTATTCAAGCACTCGATGAGACGGAATGGAATGTAACCCGTACAGCTGAAAAGCTTGGAATGTCGCGGCGCGGAATTCAACTCAAAATGAAAGAATATGACCTCCGACAAAATTCAGGTTGA
- a CDS encoding glycosyltransferase — MSNLEEYRAIVGSNTLEELYHLSQYLEDKSVLHINSTAVGGGVAEILNRIVPFLCELGMEANWEVVKGGEDFYATTKRFHNALHGNKSDVVTKDYMIYEDTLDQNLSQMRLDKDFVFIHDPQPAALVKNRRNLENHWIWRCHIDLSQPDPLVWDYFKSYVEQYDACVFSAPSFAQRLSIPQVLISPSIDPLSDKNRDLHPEEIESIMERLNIPDDKPLVTQVSRFDRLKDPLGVIETFRKITPYVDARLLLVGGTAGDDPEGIQVLNEVRERVLTDSDIIILCLPPTAHLEINAIQRASTIILQKSLREGFGLTVTEALWKGKPVIASAVGGIPLQILHKQSGILTHTNDGAAYWLKQLLSMPEYAKKLGANGKEHVRQNFLLTRHLKDYMLLFLSLEHPATDFIRL; from the coding sequence ATGTCTAACCTTGAAGAGTACCGCGCAATTGTCGGTAGCAACACGCTGGAGGAGTTGTATCACTTGTCCCAATATCTTGAGGATAAATCGGTTCTGCATATTAACTCTACAGCCGTTGGCGGCGGAGTAGCCGAAATCTTAAATCGTATTGTTCCTTTTCTCTGCGAACTGGGCATGGAAGCAAACTGGGAGGTTGTCAAAGGAGGAGAAGATTTTTACGCCACTACAAAGAGATTTCACAATGCTCTTCATGGTAACAAATCGGATGTCGTAACGAAAGATTACATGATCTATGAAGATACCTTGGATCAAAATCTCAGTCAGATGAGATTAGATAAAGACTTCGTATTTATCCATGATCCTCAACCAGCCGCATTGGTTAAAAATCGAAGAAATCTTGAAAATCATTGGATCTGGCGATGCCATATTGACCTTTCTCAACCTGATCCTTTAGTCTGGGATTACTTCAAATCCTACGTGGAGCAGTACGATGCCTGTGTTTTTTCTGCTCCGAGCTTCGCTCAACGGCTTTCAATACCTCAGGTTTTAATCTCCCCTTCGATTGATCCTTTGAGTGATAAAAACAGAGATCTTCACCCCGAAGAGATAGAATCTATAATGGAACGCCTGAATATTCCAGATGACAAACCTCTGGTGACCCAGGTTTCCCGGTTTGATCGGTTGAAAGACCCATTGGGCGTCATCGAAACATTTCGGAAGATAACCCCCTATGTGGATGCCAGACTTCTTCTTGTCGGTGGAACGGCAGGTGATGACCCGGAAGGCATCCAGGTTCTCAACGAAGTACGTGAGAGAGTTCTTACCGATTCGGATATCATAATCCTCTGCCTCCCCCCTACGGCTCACCTGGAAATAAATGCAATCCAGAGAGCCTCGACTATTATCCTCCAAAAATCACTACGAGAAGGCTTTGGGTTAACCGTCACCGAAGCGCTCTGGAAAGGGAAACCGGTTATTGCGTCTGCTGTGGGAGGCATTCCACTTCAGATTTTACACAAGCAATCAGGAATTTTGACCCACACTAATGATGGTGCAGCCTACTGGCTAAAACAGCTACTTAGCATGCCGGAGTATGCCAAAAAATTGGGCGCAAATGGTAAAGAACATGTTCGCCAGAATTTCCTATTGACCCGGCATCTGAAAGATTACATGTTACTTTTCCTTTCTCTGGAACATCCGGCAACAGACTTTATTCGTTTGTAA